The genomic DNA TGAAAATTCATGATACTTTTGTGGCTTGCGAACGCTAGGATTTTAGTCCATGAATGAAACTGTATTATATTCTCACTAGTCATTAGTAATCAACCAAAGGTGTGTACCCTCGTTGCGAATCATACACAAACGGttgctcgtcgtcgtcctcgtgctCGATCTGTGTACGAGCGGGATAACGAAAACTCTTGTTTGAGAGAGAAGATAAAGAGAATACCTTTTATCTTTGGTTTGGGTAGCCCGGAGAAGTGGCATGGGCATCGTTGACTAGTAACAGTGGGCGTATCTATAGCCAACTTATCTATAGGAGcatgttattttttaaaattttttttgATGAGGTAGAATAGGAGCATGATTGGGAATGAGCCATGGTGAGTGAGGCGGATCCCATTTGCAGCCATCTCTGCCCCCTTCCTGGATCCTTGAACTTACTCCTTATGGTTCATGTACTTGCAgatgctttggttgccaagcTAGGTTATGCTAGGTTAGGTTTGGCATGTGCTGCCGGGTAGGAGAGAGGCGATGGGGGTCAAAAATCTACGGCGCTGCATGGAGTGCGAAGATGATTCCAAATCGAGAAAGcagggcggccggccggccatttTGGACGGCCGCGGTTGCAGGAGAGGGAGTAGTCTTTTGCTAAAAACGGGATGGGATGGGCTACGTCAACAGTCTACAGGTAGCTAATGGCTATGGCCTACTGCACGCCAGCTTAGTGGAGCTGGCATGCGAGTGATGATATGATGTGATGGCATCTCGTGTCGTCTTGCTGATGCGTGGCCTGCTGGCCTGCTGTATAAAGCCAGTGAGGGATCCGGGACTAATCGTTCATTCAGTGAGAGATCGTCAAGGCTAAcggaagaagagagagagtaCAGCTTTGGGTTGTTAAGGTCATAAGACTTGTGTGACTCTGAGATCTTTTTCGCCAAGGCTGTACCCTCTCTCTTCGTCTCTTAGCATCTTGATGCATGCGCATGGTGTTCCAGCAGTCAAGATCGAGCTCGTCGTGGACCTGTGCTCTTCCTCGGACGAAGCTCCCACCGCTGACTCGCCTCCTTTGGCTCACAACTCCGATGTTACCAGGTCGTGTATTCTTTGACACCCTcgttgttgccttgttggcaCCACCTCACGACTTTTCTCCCACCATAGAAACCGGCGGCACCTCTGCCACTCGCTCGCCTCGCTCTGCTATGCCGTTCTTCCACTGCTTCGAGTCTCAACCAAGCTCTCCAAGGAGTTCCGAGTATCGTCATCACTGAAAACTTCAATTTTCAAGTGAGTTTCATGGGTGGTTTGATTTCCAAacgtgaagtttttttttttcaaagggCAAAGATATTCCacttgttttttaaaaaaagagtaGTGGTTTTCAAAGTATTGAAAGAGAATGTTTCATGTTACTTTTGCTCCACTTTGTCTCTCTAGATATACCGTTTGTTTCTCATGCAGGCAACCGAACCTCTTGAcccatagggggtgtttgattccGATTCTAGCCGATTCCTGCTAAAATAATCAAGCAAACTTCATCAACCGGCGCGATTCTCGTCCGCTTCCAGGGGCAGCAATTCTCTAGGGCAGCGATTCTCAAGGTAGCGGCCTCCCAACGTGAAGCGAGAATCGGGCCAAGGGGTTGCTGGCCCCAAAATCGCTCCCAATGCCGCGCTCTGTTCCTCCCTTCTGCATCCCGCCGCGCTCTCTTCCTTCGCATCCTCAGCAGATCCGTCGCCACCCCCCATGGGCCCCACCCTTCGCCGCCGCAAGCCCCCGCCCCTACCGCCTTCCCCTTCGCCGAccctccccgtgccgccgctcctcacctcCATTGCTGAGGCCACCGGGGAGGACTGCACCGCCGACCTCCCCGAGGAGCTCCTTGCCCTCATCTTTAGCCTCCTTGGCTCCGGTGACCGCAAGCGCTGCTCCCACATCCGCTGTCAgatccgtcgccgccgtggctaCAAGCGATTCCCTGGTAAGCTGAATCAAACACCTTGATTCTTGAGGTAGCAATTCTTGAGGCAGTGGATTCTCATACTATCAAGCTGCCTCAAGAATAGGAGAAGCTGAATCAAACAACCCCATAGTGCCCCAGCAAACTAATTTAGCTCACAACTACATATATTTGGATCTATGTAACCTGTCTAAACTCGACAGGTTCACAAACAAAGAAGGATAGCTAGGCTAGGGGAGACTGGTTCGATACCAATCACGCCCTTTAGGGACTAAGTTATTTTGGGCGCGTTTTTCAAATTTGATTAATCAAATTGGAAGAggctcattttttttattttttctaacaAATCTAAGCTCTTGGATCAACATCACATGGCTCATGTACTTCTTGTTCAGGCGGTGATTGTTCATCTTCTTTTCCtctgttttcttcttctccacgGACTCCCTTGGCCCTACCCTCCAGCCTGCCTCCTCTATTCTCGGTGTTATCCCGGCTACTCAGGTTGCGCATGCCACACTAACCCAGTGGTCGCCACCGTCACCCCTGCCCTTGGCCTTCTCATCTGACGATCTAACACGGCCTGTATGGCTAATGGCGTATTCGCTGCCTCAGCTCCCTCCCTTTCTAAGCTCGGTGGCACTTAAATCGCCTCCCTGCTAGCACCCCTCCCTGAACCGCTATGTGCTCTCCTAGATTTTAAGTGATTGAAATATAAGAGGTGTGATCAATTAAAAGATTGTTTCTTACAAGCAAGTTTCAAATTTCATGGGTATTTCAAAATTAAGAAAGGACAAAGCCGTTCCACGTTTATAAACCCCACACCTATTAAGGTACCATTTGGATCCGGAGGTAAACTTTGGTtggctaaaaattagtccataaCGATTCAAACGGTGGGATTAAATGTAGGCTAAAAATTAGTCAACctccaactaaactttagtttatTAGCCCTCCAAACTCAGCTGATGGGGGCTAATTTTAGACAAGAATGGCAAAAGGCAAAAATACGCTCTCACTAAAATCTTACCATTTTCTCTCCAACACCCCAAGGATATAATGGACCTTTTTCAATAAACAAGTTAAAAATTAGGTCTGGCTCCAAATAAGACATGGCTAATTTAGCCAACtataagtctaattagtcagagctaaactttagttttagTCCATCCAAACGTGTCCTAAGCCCACGCAGCCAGTCAGGTCAAATTAAGCGACAAGAATAGGTTTCCTATGATCCTATAAACCTCCAAATCTACTTAAACCATGTATTATGCTCGAAAGTTAACAAGCATATATATAAAATAACGCCTATGATCCCTCAATTTGGGCACATGTGTGAATTGAACCGGCAGGACAAGTGCTACCGTCATTTTGACTCGTGACATCCACTCTACGAAAGCTCTAACATAAGCAGTGACGTCAGCGTAAATACCCACACGGCAGTACGGCACTCACACTCACACTCTGCTCTATAAAAGCCGTGGCACCTATCTCTCTGCAAGCCACCTGGCCTCGAGCCTCCAGCGACTGAGCAAGCAAGCGATCGACCAGTCCTGCCAACGGCCGCCATTACCAAGAACAGTGGAGAGCTTGCCCCGGCCGGCCATGGCTGCTGCACCGGTGACGGTGGTCCGGCGCATGAAGCTGGGGTCGCAGGGGCTTGAGGTCTCGGCGCAGGGCCTGGGCTGCATGGGCATGTCCGCCTTCTACGGCCCGCCCAAGCCCGAGCCCGATATGATCGAGCTCATCCAtcacgccatcgccgccggcatcACCTTCCTCGACACCGCCGACTTCTACGGCCCGCACACCAACGAGCTCCTACTCGGCAAGGCTCTGCAGGGTGGTGTGAGGGAGAAGCTGCAGCTCGCCACCAAGTTCGGCATCTCGTCCGGTGGCGGGTGGGAGGTTCGCGGCGACCCGGCGTACGTGCGGGCGGCGTGCGAGGGCAGCCTCCGGCGGCTCGGCGTCGGCTGCATCGACCTCTACTACCAGCTCCGCATTGACACCACGGTGCCCATCGAGGTCACGGTGAGTCCTTTCGGCAGTTGTATCCTGCTCTGTTTTCTACTCACATGCTTTACCGATATCAAGTTGCTGTTATTGACACAAACTGCATTGCTTTTAGAATCCGTAACCATATGTACGTCTACCATTTTTTCAAGATTACTGATCAAGTTTGCTTCGTGCTGCTAGATGGGTGAGCTCAAGAAGCTAGTGGAGGAAGGAAAGATAAAGTACATTGGGCTATCTGAAGCATCTGCATCGACAATAAGGAGAGCTCATGGGGTGCATCCTATCAGCGCGGTTCAGCTGGAGTGGTCAATTTGGTCTAGAGATGTCGAAGAAGATATAATTCCTACCTGCAGGTATTTTATGGACAGTACAGTTGTCCAGTCAAAAAGTAAAGAAGCTTTATTTTCTGAATTTGATCTCTTTGGTGCGATAATTTCAGAGAACTTGGAATTGGGATCGTGGCTTACAGTCCACTAGGCAGAGGGTTCTTATCTGGTGGGGCAAAACTGATTGACTCACTATCAGAGCAGGACGCAAGGAAGGTGAATTCATGAGTGCCACCGCAGAAATTTGCTTACACACGTGTTAGATAGGACTTTGTTTTAATTCATCTGTTACCACTGATTGGTAATTATCAATACTTTTAGGACATTTTATCGGTATCCTTCAGTTCTAATGTCTCTTAAAACTTTTGGAGAAAATTAATATAAAATTTTGGAGGTATTACCATGCAAAATTACTGTATTCCTGACATTGCCAAGATTATCACTACATATTGCACTTACCCTTGTTGTGGAATTTCTATTTTGCATTGCTGTCAGTGGCGGACCTAGGACCCGGGCTGTCCAGGCTGCAGCCCGGGTCCAAGGCC from Setaria italica strain Yugu1 chromosome VII, Setaria_italica_v2.0, whole genome shotgun sequence includes the following:
- the LOC101753454 gene encoding probable aldo-keto reductase 2, which produces MAAAPVTVVRRMKLGSQGLEVSAQGLGCMGMSAFYGPPKPEPDMIELIHHAIAAGITFLDTADFYGPHTNELLLGKALQGGVREKLQLATKFGISSGGGWEVRGDPAYVRAACEGSLRRLGVGCIDLYYQLRIDTTVPIEVTMGELKKLVEEGKIKYIGLSEASASTIRRAHGVHPISAVQLEWSIWSRDVEEDIIPTCRELGIGIVAYSPLGRGFLSGGAKLIDSLSEQDARKNFPRFRPENLDKNAQIFERVNAMATRKGCTPSQLALAWVHHQGSDVCPIPGTTKIENFNQNVGALSVKLTPQEMAELESYVAAGDVQGDRYPQMASTWKYCETPPLSSWKSE